Within Diospyros lotus cultivar Yz01 chromosome 15, ASM1463336v1, whole genome shotgun sequence, the genomic segment acaaagatatatataatatagaactttttttttttttgtaattttaataagagTTACATTAAgacttgaaaattgaaattaacAATTACAAGTAGTGTTGTAGCCCTACTTAGAGGGGCAAATAAGCCGAGTCGAGCCGAGCTTAGCTTGAGTCAGCTTGACAAATTTTATCGCAGGTTCAAGCTCAAGTTTGAATCGAGTCTGGAAGCTTGACTCAAGCTTGAGCTTGATCAGCATAGCCTGAGCTCGAGCTCGGCTCGTTAATTTGATTGACAAGCCGAGCTCAAACTCGAGCTCGGGTTGAAATAtatcaaagttttatttaaaaaaatttaataaactgatctataataaaaacaaatatagcTAAATGAACCTAACCTGATAATCGACAAATATAACATCaacataataattaagtaataataatttcacaaattataataagtataatatcatttatcatacaaaaagataattaaattacttatttagttattttcaaaatacaaacataatcaaaattacagcataacaaatatattttcaattcaacttcaaattaGTTACTCCAAATATCAACTGTAATttgaaattgtaatattaatcggtaatcataattatatatcaaatcacatatatcaacCTACAAAATACGAACATATCAAAAGCTTCCAAGAATCACATACCTTGTTTTGTTTCATATGACAGAAgaattttagtataaaaatataaaaattaataatttttattaatatcaactAATAAGGTGCTCACGAATCTATAAGCGAGTCAGCTCGCGAACCTCTATTCGAGATAGCTCACGAGCCTATAATCGATCCAATTCATGAGCCTATATTTGAACCAACTCACGAGTTAACGAGCCGAATTTTATTGAGTTCAAACtcaacttatttataaattgagTTTCAAAGTTACACTCAAACttgtctcatttattttaaCGAACAAACTCAAATAAGTTTTTATCAAATCGAACATCGAACCAAGCCCAAATAACTCAACTCATTTCCACCCGTAGCACGAGCTAGAGTATAAAGAAATGGCGTTGGCGTTACAAATTACAAATGGAAGGGTTAAAGTGAAAGGACGGAGTTATCCCAAAAATTACGGAGCAATTACGGATTTCGAAATCTTACCGGTGTAGAGTGACTTGGCGTTGGAATTTCGATCGATCGCGCTCCTCGATCTCTGCTGCGCCTTGCCCTAGCCCTAAAATCGCGCCTTTTTTGTCTGAAACCGACATTGAGCTGTCACTTTCTCCACTCTGGATACGCAGACATGTACCAACAAAGCCACTTCTCCTGTAAGcatctctctctgttttctcattttttgtaATCTCTGCTTTTTACGCGCTCGGCTCACTTAGAGCTAAGCTAGCTCAATCTGTTCGGGGGGGTAGTTGGATTGAAGAATCCGGAGCTTTTAACCAAAGCAATCGTTTAAGAGTGATTAGATCTGTGGAGTTTGTAGAGAGGATTGCGGATTTTTGATAGTCTATTCGTTGCTGGTGGGAAAAATCTGACCGTTCGGTTTGAATTTGGTCGCGCGTTGATCTCTGCAAGCTTTCTGCAATCGCCTTTACATGTTTAGTGATTTTCTCTTGTCTTGCCTTCGTTTATGATTGATTCTTCAAGCCGCTTGGGCTTACTCGCTTTTCCCGAGACGCATCTCATCTCGAAAGGCGCTCTTTCGGATTTGGGAGTGCTTGGAAACTGCTTTTTCACTCTAACGAAGGTGGTGCCACCTAGAAAGAGGGAAAAGGCCGCcttttattttggttgttgttgttggccGAGCTCGTTGCTTCTTTTTGGGTTTCTGCTATTTGAAGACAGGAGGTTCGAGTTTGCTTCTTGCTTTTCTCGTGTTGTATATTGAGTGTTGAAGATTGAgggtttgtataattttgtgcCCTTACGATTGTCTGGTAACAAGGGTTATTGAGTATGAGGAAAAATGTTAATTCACACGCAGTAAGGGGATATAGTGATAGGAGGTGGATTCTTCCATTTTTTGCTAGTCTGCTGGTATCAGTTACTTTATTTATGGCTGCTGTTTTTGGGATGCATTCATCTTCCTACGGTGAGGATCAGCTTCAATTTGACATTGTTTCCTTAGCAAGACCAGAGGACTCTACTGGGTATTTTGTTGAATCAGATTTACATGGAGCATTTGACAATAACGAAGTTTCAAACGTTGAGGCACCTAGATTGGCTTATCTTATATCAGGAACCAAGGGGGACAGCCAAAGAATGATGAGGACTTTGCAAGCTGTTTATCATCCAAGAAATCAGTACATTCTGCATATGGATCTTGAGGCTCCGCCACGGGAAAGGTTGAATTTGTCAATTTCGGTGAAGAATGATCCAACTTTTAGGGAAGTGGAGAATGTACATGTAATGTTGCAGTCAAATTTGGTTACATACAAGGGACCTACGATGATAGCTTGCACCCTTCAGGCAATTGCAATACTATTGAAGGACGGTTTGCGTTGGGATTGGTTCATTAATCTTAGTGCTTCAGATTATCCTCTAATGACACAAGATGGTTGGTGCTGTTCTTCGTTTCTTATTTACTTCGTAATCGTGGTCATCATTTTTATCATATATGTTGATAACTTTGCCGTAGCCCTCCCCATCAACTACAATCTTAGAATGAGAGGGTCTAACACAAGGCTTCTAGTTCGCCTAATTTGTTCCTGTATGGCCTTAACTTTTAAACCTCTGtttattttttcccttctattttcatgttttttttgctgcttttttttttggggggggggggggggggtgctgtTGACTATGCACAGGCTTTTCTTCTACCTAAATTTATATCAGTGAATAATGTTTTGAGGATGTTGACCCGAGCATCATGAAATAAATGCTTCATCTATCTAGACTTGATTCCATAGAAGGTTAAACATGCTGCTGCTACAATACAAGTGCAGAATTAGTAAGCGGAGGTGCTCTATACTGATTGGAATTGGACGAGACTTGTCTGTCAAATTGAGACATTAGCTTATAACAGTTCTGCTGCTAAGTTTTCATGAAGTAGGATAAGGGATATAGATATAAATCACGTGGACAtgtgattttgattttcattcaatTGGCATATGGTGCTAAATCTAATGACCATTTTAGTGAGTCATGCTTATTTGATCATTTTGCCTTTTGGTTGTGCAAAATCATTTACAGCTGAGAATTGGCATTACATGCTTTCAGCTCCAAGATATGAGTTAAGGCGGGTATAGATTTTATCCAACATAAAACAAAGTTGAGTTGTggattaggattttttttatatttttttgggtgCATTTCCCTCCAACTGACAGCCTATCTTTGGCCTTGGGGTTATGGATGGGTAATTGTAATTTCTTTGTCCATAAACAAGATATTATTTGAAATTGTAGAAATCCAACTTTGAAAGGAATCAATGACCTTTATGTAattccattttttgtttttactcaACTATGTCAACTTGTGCGTTTGTAGCTTTATGTTCACTGGGTTGAATGTATATTATCTGTAGCTCTATATTTTCAATCCTTCTGTTGTTACCCTGATATTATCAGACTAGAAGGCAATGACGGTAAGGTGGCAACAGAAGGTTGGgaatatatttctttttggcCCTTTTGCTAAATTCTGGTTATTTATGATCATTAGTCCAACAGCTGttcaccatcatcttcttcttcatattgGATTGTTTGAAGGGGGATGATGGAGTTGGCATTTTTGGTATTTCATTATGTTAAATAACTCATCCACATTCCCTTGACAAGCATGAAGAAATTGTAGTTAGTCCAAGGATTTTTGTATGAGAAGATGTCTGATGTTTGTTTTGTTGTGCAGATATTCTGTATGTTTTTTCTAATTTGTCCAGAAATCTGAATTTTATTGAACATACACAGATTCGTGGTTGGAAACTGTAAGTAAACAAAATACTGAATGCATATTTGCCTAGCACCATCTCTATCACATTGTTATGTCATTTCTATCTTTAAAGTAAtgggatttaaaaaaaaacttttgcaGGAACCAGAGAGCAAAGCCAATCATAATTGATCCAGCTTTATACCTGTCTAAGAAATCTGATATTACTTGGACCACTCAACGTCGGTCACTTCCCACATCCTTCAAGTTATTTACTGGTATGTTAAATTGACTAgacaattatgaatttttgaccAATTTTAGATGTTATTGTAcagttatgagttgcatgtCGTAGCAGTTTGTTACTTTGTTTCTCTGATAAGTATGAAACTGGGAGGTGCAAAGTTTTGTACTTGTCATGGCGCtgatataacaataatatatcaCACTTTAATCCCATTATGCAAGTtcagctacataaattctaccTTGCTAGTTGTTTCCATCTATGGTCTTATAATTCATATTGTACCTAACTGTCTCTTTGCTTCAGTGTGCCATTGTTTTTAGTAATCGGATGCtatcaaggaagaagaaagagcccCAACTACCCCGCTCTGTGTTGCCTTTCTCTACTGTTTTTGTTAGATACTTGTGTCATTCCACCAACTCTTTTCACAGGACCATATTtacctagaaaaaaaaaaaaaagaactccTCTCATAGGAGCCTGTTTTATGAATAATGTCATATATGTTATCTTCATGTGTCATATATCTTATCTTCACTAACAGCCACTCTTATCTTATaatgaataatctcatttctaaatttatattttcttatatggctATACATCCATCCTAACATTCTCTTATGAGATAAGAGTGTTATTGCTACACTGCCTAACATTCTATGCCATACAACAAAGTTGGtttgataaaattttccttttagctttaatggAATCTTACAATTACGTAAAATGTGTGATGCATTTACATTTTAACCACCCTGCCTTCATTCTATGAGTAACATTTTCATTAATCTCCCTAattctttttggatgattgatccaagatatctaaTTGATCTTTTATTGGTATGACGtgctttttcaattttatcatagCATCAttcacatttatatttttactaaacttacattttatatattcgGTTTTCGATGTTAACTTAAAACCTGTAGATTTTGAAGTGTTCCTCCATATCTTGAGCTTAATATTCATGCTTTTTTCTGTCTCATCCATCAACCCAATGTCATTTACAAATAGCATACATCAAGGCACTTTTGTGTGGATATGTTAAGAGAGTTCATCCATTATTAGGGAAAATAGGCAAGGGCTTAAAGTAGATCATTGATttaatccaattgtaattgtaAGAGACTCAATATCTCTTCCGGATATTCTGACGCATGTTTTTGCTCCATGATTCATGTCTGGAATAACCTGTATATAAGAAATTCCAActtcttttttctctaaaaccTTTCATAAAACTTTTAATTGTTCCACCGCCTTCCATTCTCCatccaaacaaaacaaaattatattatgttcATTTATGTTTCATTCTTCTCAAACAATGGAAGGTTAACAAACTTTATGTTACTTCCTTTACCTTTACATTCCATTCCATTTTGTATCATTTTGTTCTCTACTCCTGTACTCCATCTCTCTCCCAAACATAGCGTTAATGATtagattaaataatttcattaaccaAAAACATGCCCACTAATCCCATGCTAGTTCATgtttctattggtatattatttgATCTAACTACTTTACCATTCTTAAAGTTTTTCATTGcttgctttatttcatttggacataTCCATCTATATAATATGTAATTCTTATCCTCTCCAAAGTTACTAAGATGTGCTATATAATACTTGTTTCTCCACCCTCATTGAATTATTCTGAGAAATACTCCTTTCATCTCTCTTTGATTGTCCACTCATTACTAGTActttttggttttcttctttcatgtATTTCATTTGGCTAAAATCtcttgtttttctctctcttgctttagctagtttatatagatctatttctccatttttttgtattaaagtggtcaatataagttttcataAACTTTTATCATGACTCTTAAGGATCATGTTTAAAATTCTATTTCAGACTTATAATTTTGAGTGCATTcaaataataatgcaaatattATTCTCAGAATTGTTGTGAGAGCTGCTTTCTCTGCCGATATAAGAGAGGGTTGTCCTAATTTCTTccttacgttttttttttttttttttttctaatacaaTATTTTAGCTGTTGGATAATAAGTTGTTCATATTGCATTCATCACTTAAAGCCAAAGTTAACTTgataaatatattcaattttctGTTATTCTTTAGAACAAGCACAGAATGTGGTCATAGAGTTTTCTGTTGGGTTATTTCTTGTTATGAATAACAACTACTGTCTGACGTCTTGATATATCTATATTTAGTTGCCTTTTGAGggtctcttcctttctttttatcaATTAACTGCACTGTAATGTGAACCAGAAGTGGGAAATATAGAAAAGTTTGTTCGAGACTGAATTTTTAGTATTAGAAATACAGCTTTGCTAGAAAGATgtattataattatgaaaagTGCTTTAAAGTATTGAAGTACAGTAGGGAGTTATCTACTTGGAAATATTTATCAAGTTCTTTGTGTAACAGATCCCGCACCAGATAAGAAAAAGGAGATATTGGGCCATATTATGAGTAGATAACACTACCTAACAGTTCAGTTTTTTGGGTTAGGTGTTTTAAGTTTGCAGCCAGTGACAACGTGGTATTAGAACAGCTCAAttcttgatttgattttattcgAAGCTCTCAAATGGGAAGTAGGCAAAGTGGTCTAAGTCACAAGGTGATTGGATCCACTCTGAGGGCAGGGCAAATTTGTTTGGTGAAATGTCACATGGAATCCATGTTGGATAAGAAAGGGGAGATTTTAGATCATATAAGAGAGGCAATCAACACCACTCAATAGCTTAAACATTTACATTGGATAGCAAACATCCAGCCCATGACACTTGCCTCGCAGCTATTTTTGGGAAGTTCAAGTGTTGAATCTTTGAGAAGTTTCTGGGTTTTCTCTTCATTTAGGAGTTTCCAGCCAGGATTTATCTGTTTATGGAGTTCCCAAAAAAATAACATTGAAGGCTGTTCAAGttcattatttgatattttcagGAAGTCATGAATTTCCTCATAAAATTAAGAAAGCTTCTAGGCTTTAAATTCCTCAAAAGCCTAGCTGTGGACTATTAGTGTCTGGTCTTGTTGACGTGGAATTAGCTTGACAAACAAGTGAGGTTCTTTTATCTTGAGCTAATTCATGAAATCTTCCTTGCCATCCTCTTTCCTTCTGGAATTATCCATTATAACAGATGGCAAGTCAATTTCCATTCATATGGCTTAACCATGTTTTCTATCCaactttataataattattttgattgatGCCAACTCTCAGGGAAGCTCTTTACTGGCACTTCAAAGCTAGACTTGAAGGAGATGATTTCTGTCTTGAGTTGAAATTTTCATCTACTTTCCTTTATCTGTAGGTTCAGCATGGGTGATGCTAACCCGATCGTTTGTTGAATACTGTATATGGGGATGGGATAATCTCCCACGAACTATCCTAATGTATTACGCAAATTTTATCTCCTCTCCAGAGGGTTACTTCCATACTGTCATCTGTAACAAACAAGAATTCCGCAACACTGCAATTGGCCATGATCTTCACTACATTGCTTGGGACAATCCTCCAAAACAGCATCCTCTGGCTTTGACAATTAAGGACTTCGAGAAGATGGTCAATAGCAGTGCCCCATTTGCTCGAAAATTTGCCAAGGATGACCCAGTTCTTGACAAGATTGATAAACAGCTGCTAGGCCGCACCCATCGCTTTGCACCTGGGGCATGGTGCATTGGGAGCTCAGACAGTGGTGTGGACCCTTGCTCGGTGCGGGGTGACGAATCCGTGTTCAGACCCGGTCCAGGTGCAAAGAGGTTGCAAGGACTAATGGATAAGCTATTGTCTGAAGAGTTCAGGAGCATTCAATGTTCAGCTTAGAGGCATACAAATTGGTT encodes:
- the LOC127791754 gene encoding beta-glucuronosyltransferase GlcAT14A-like, encoding MRKNVNSHAVRGYSDRRWILPFFASLLVSVTLFMAAVFGMHSSSYGEDQLQFDIVSLARPEDSTGYFVESDLHGAFDNNEVSNVEAPRLAYLISGTKGDSQRMMRTLQAVYHPRNQYILHMDLEAPPRERLNLSISVKNDPTFREVENVHVMLQSNLVTYKGPTMIACTLQAIAILLKDGLRWDWFINLSASDYPLMTQDDILYVFSNLSRNLNFIEHTQIRGWKLNQRAKPIIIDPALYLSKKSDITWTTQRRSLPTSFKLFTGSAWVMLTRSFVEYCIWGWDNLPRTILMYYANFISSPEGYFHTVICNKQEFRNTAIGHDLHYIAWDNPPKQHPLALTIKDFEKMVNSSAPFARKFAKDDPVLDKIDKQLLGRTHRFAPGAWCIGSSDSGVDPCSVRGDESVFRPGPGAKRLQGLMDKLLSEEFRSIQCSA